CTCGATACCGCCGATACCGCTGGCTGGCCGCGTTGCTGGCGCCGGCCGCCATCGCCACTGGCGCCGTCGCCTATGCCATAACCCGCCCGGTCCCGCCCGGCCCCTGGCTGCAAACGGTTCAGCAGCGCGGCACGCTGGTGGTGGGCGTACGGCAGTATGCGCGCCCCGCGCCGCCCAAGGCGCCGACACCGCCCGAGCCCGACCACTTCGACGTGGCCATGGCGCGCTATGTAGCAAACCGTCTTGGCGTAGCGCTGCAAATCACCGGGCTTCCCGGCGAACCGGGATCGCCAGCATGGCAGGCGGCGCGGCGCGATGTCGATGTGGTCATCGCAGGCGCCAGTTCGGCGCCTGATGGCAATGCGGCGGTGCCGTCGGCCTACGCCATTGGCGACGGTTCGCTGCTGGTGCTGCGGGGCAGCCATTACCAATGGGCCGGCGACCTGCGCGGCCAGCCGGTCTGCGTGGGACAGGGCAGCGCCTATGCCACGCGCATCGCACAGGATCTGGCAGGCGTGCCCAAGGTCTATGCCTCATCGATTCGCGCCGCCACCGGCTTCCTGGCCGGCGAATGCCAGGCGCTTGCCGACGATGCGCCGGTCATCGCACGCCTGCTGACGCTGCCGGACTGGCGCTTCTATCGCCGGCTCGACGGCAACCTCCAGGCCGACGCCCACGCCACGCGCATCGGCCTGACGGCCGTCGACCCAAAGTCCGCCGCCTGGTTGGACCGAGCCATCCGCGACTGGCGCAGCGACGGCGCCCTGCAGCGCGCCCGCGAGCAGCGCGCGGGCGACGTGGCGTACGAAGCCAGCCAGCTTCAGGACGGGCTGGTCTGCCATTCCTGAGGCCCCTGCTCTCCCCGCTTACCCTGCACCCCCTGCACCCCTGCTCCCTTGGCCCAGCGTGCCTGAGCCGGCTGGCGGCGTGCCGTCGCCCTCCGCTGTCAGCCCTTGACGTAGCGGGCGCCGGCGCATTGTGCGAGACAGCACGTTACGCCACCAAACCTGATCTTGCACATCAAAGGTCCTGCAATTACGCTGCTAAGGCGTTGATTTGTTTAGGCACCCATTTCGTCTCAGAAACGTAAAGTGCTTGCAAGCGGTGTTACCCCTGGACATTAAAGTTCTTTCCAGTTGTATTGTCGGGCGAAGGACCCGTGCACCATAAGCCAGAGTAGGCAAGCCCTGAGTCCCGTACACTGGTCGGCGAGCCGCCCCGCCCGTCCAAGGTACCGTTGAGCGTCAAGCGGCAGCGACTGGTGAATCAGCCCGACGTGGAGCGGGCGATGCAACACCATCCGCTTTCCGCCACGTCTAGCGACGAGCCCGCAGAAGGCCCGCCCGGCGGCTGAACGGCGCCTTGCGACTGCAGCTTCAATCGGTCGATGCAACACACTAGACACTGCATGAGCAGTGGAGGTGTTGTAAATGAAACAGAGGCGCCGGATCTCCCCGCCAGGACCTGGTAGCGACCAGCTATCTCTCGACGGCGGCGCTGCGGACGCAATCTGCATGCGCCTCTCCCTGCATCTGGACTCGGCCGCTGCCGGCCAGCGGCACCGCCCCACCCTCAACGCACGCCAAGCATTCAAGCCCACACAAACCGCACGCCCGTGCCGACATCTGAAAATGGCTGGCCCCGCGACATTTGAGCAAAGCCTAGACACAAGTTCGACCCGGCTACCAAACCCACAATATCGGCTGATATCAAGCAGCACGATATCCGACCTCGACCGCGGTTATGATGTGCCTATCTCACATCATAAACAGCGAAAGGAACGAGTATGGCCGGTCTTGTATTGGAACTGCAGCGGGATGCGGCAAACAGCGCAATGCCCGTGTCGTCGGTTCTCAGGAAGGCGTTGATTGTTTCCCGGAAGCTTGGTTTGATGGAAATGCAGGCTTGGCTTGACCAGGAGCTTAACGGCTACTCGCAGTGGGATAACGTTCCGGATTACCGGAGGATTCGGGGCGAACTGAAGGTTAAAAACCCGTACCACGGCTTGCAACCGCTGTACATCCAGGATGTCGACATTGCGGAGCGCATCCGCATGACCCGCACCGGACAAGCGATTTCGGAAGTTGAAGAGCTGCTAGAGGCTAAGCGTGACATGTACATGATGCCTCTCGGCCCTGAAGTCGAGCAACGCTTGATGAGGATGATGGATGTTCCCCTTCAACCAATGGTGATCGTTCCACGAACCTCTCTGGTTCGGCTCGTCGACTCAGTACGCAATCGCATTCTCGAATGGGCGTTGGATCTGGAGGGCCGCGGTGTTATCGGCGAAGGTATGACATTTTCGGCAGAAGAAAAAGCAAATGCCCAAGACGCCCCAGCGTCCATCGTCTATCAAATCGAGAATCAGACGGTCGTACATGGTATGCACGGCTCGCAAATCCAGCAGGGCACGCACGGTTCCACGCAAAGCTATGAGGCAGGGGGACTCGACGCCGAGCGAGTGCTTGCGCTGGTGGCGGAGATTCGAGCAGCAGTCGGCAGCTCGTCGCTGCCGCGCGAGACGGTAGGTGAAGTTGAAGCTGATCTAGCGACCATTGAGGCCCAGGTGAAGGCCCCGAAGCCTAAACGCGGGATCCTGACGGAGGCCCTGAGAAGCACGCGCACAGTCCTTGAGAATGCGGCGGGCGGCGCGCTGGGCAACGCTGCACCGATGCTACCGGGTCTTCTCGAAACACTACGGCAGGCCCTCGGCTGAGGGAGTCTAACCGTGCTAGACAGAAATGACCAAGCCGGCCGCGTTGATTCCCGCGCGATTGCCCCTCCATACCCCGCGGAGCTTCACCAAAAATGGGGGATCGAGCCGGGCGCCTACCTATAGAAACTCGCCTGAGGCAATCGTGACGTTTATTGTCAGGGAGCTACGTGTATGGCAAAGGAAAGGGTCACAAGAAACAGCATTACGTGCCCGCTTGCTACTTGAAGGCGTGGTGCGATCCTGCTTGTCCCGCTGGCCATGAGCCATATGTGTGGATCTTCGACAAGGATGGCAGCAACCCGCGTCGTCGTGCCCCATCGAACACCTTTACCGAAACAGATCTGTACACGATTGAGAAAGCCGACGGAACAAGAGACCTCAGGCTCGAGCAGGGGTTGTCTGAGCTTGAAACGCACTTTACTCGCATCAGGAACAGCAGATTCAAATTCCGAAGGGACTTGAGCCCGGAGGAGCATGTGTACATTTGCGTTTTCCTGGCGGCCGCACAGTTCCGCACACCTTCGTCACGCACCCCAAAGACGAGACTATAGTCATCCAGGTTCACATCTTTAAGTCGCTCATAGATATCGGCGCGACCGCCGTGCTGAAAACTCTCCGGGTCTTTCACACTACCGATTGACGCTGTTAAGGCGTTCCATTTTTTACTGGTGTGGCTCGTTCAACCCGGTCTGACACATAGCCTTGCAAAACAATGACCTGCGCTTGCTCGTCATCGACATAAATCAGGTCGCAACCGTTATCGCCCGGCCCGTCCACGGAAGCGGCATCGATGGCCTCGTCCTCTTCAATGCCAAGAAGCGTAGACGCATACCATGCCGCAAGCGCTTTATCGCGCGTCATCCCACCGCGCTTCGCCAGCCCGTCAATGGCCGTCAACAGTTCTTTTCTCGTATCCGAGGAACCCATCGGTTTTTTGCTGGTTGCCATACCGTTCGCACACTTGAAATCGACTCTCGATTCTACCGTGGGACGACGGCTGTCAGGCCAAACTCAAGGGGGGTTGACCCGAAGTGCTTCGACGTAATACTCGGGCTCCATTTATATCGCCATTCCCCTCTCCGAGAAACTAGATTCTGAGAAAATGATGGAATGCGCGGGCACCAAAAATGGATTGGCGGAAGGCCGTACGGGCCGCGCGCGAGGCGAGGCGATCTATGAGAGGCTGCAAGCTAGGTTCCACGGAGCCTGTCCATGGGGAGCGCGCGGATCGCCTACGCCCACGTCATCGGTGACCAGGGTCCCTGCGCCGAGCGACCTCAAGCGCTGCTGGGCCGCCAGTGCGCTACGGACTTTCGGCGCGGGCTCCCGGCATGACATAGTGAGTGTGGCGTCACTTTTTGACACGTTATCTGGACGATTTGTGAGATGTCGAAGCGGTGGGCAGGGAGGCGCCTGTCGCATACCTTTGCATAGCGGGAAGCGGCTTCCGCCGCGAAAGCTGGATCACCACACCCTTGCCGATTCCCAGCTCTTTCGCGATCTGACTAATCGACGCGGCATCGTCAATGCGTTGACGTATATAGGCCCGGTACCCCTCGCCATATCGGTTGATGCGGGCAATGTCCGCACGCGTGATCTCACACCGCGAGAGGGAGCGATGGACCTTGAAACTAAATCCGCACTTGCAATTGACATTCACAAATGCCCTGTCATTCCTGCATCGTTGATATTTGGACACCCAATGATCCGGGCCATGGTGTGCGATCGGACTGACGCAGCGGAACCGCAAGCCAATGCGGGGCGGTCCAACGGGTTTAGCGTATATCGAATCGTGCAGGTCTACGCCATAGGTTCCTTCGGACCGGGCGCGCACGAACCATTGCTCCCGGTTCGCCCGCTCGGTTTCGTAGAAGCGATTGCCAAGCGCAATGCCCTCTCGCGTGACGCGCGCAGCGACACGGGGATATACGCAAGCGCGCATGGCTTCCACTGGCACCGTACGCAACGTCCCGCTGTAATGCTCAATGCCATATCGCCACAGTTCCACCGGCGAGTCCGCCAGTCCTTGGCCCACAAAGGTTGGATCTTTGGGGATACGGTCGAAAGGACGGATGTTGTACCGGACGACCATCAGGAGCATGAGTTTCGTGAACTCTCGCAACGTCATCGTGGCGTCCAAAAGATAGTTGTGGCTGCCTCGCTTGCGATAGTCTTTCTCGACGTGCCCCGGCACATAGGGGCCCCACTCCTTATTCAGAATGCCGAAACGCGACTCAACAATGGCCTTCCAGTCGGGGCGAAAAGGCGGCGGGTTATCACAATCGACGCCATATCGGACGTTGAGGCGCCGCCATGCCAACCAACTCATGAATTCCCTGCCACGATCATGCATCATGCGTCGACCGAGATGATGCGAAGGCCACCACCATTCCTCTATGCTAAGGCCGTACCGACGGCAGAGTTCCACCTTGGGCGTGACGACGGACTCCATCGTCAACGCCGCGCCTAGGAATGAGGGACTTTCGAAGCCTACGTAGATGCCTACGATCAGGCGGGAGTACGTGTCGGTGACGAGATAGATGGTCGGCCGACCGACCACCCGCAAGCGATCCATTGCGGAGACGAGATAGACATCCCCGACGGTGGAATCAATCTGGTATTCGGCGCCCGGCCCGGACGCCGACGACTGCCCGTCATAGGGACGATCCACCAACGTATAGTGGCGCGCGCCATGGAGGCGTATTCGCCGTTCGACCGGGGGCTCGTTCTTCCGTACGTAGTAGCGGATCTGTCCGATTGTGAAGCGGTTCTCCGGCGCCCAGTCTCGGCAGTACTTGTTATCGATGTACGCTTTGAATTGGGAGTAATTGTAGCCATTGACTTTGGCGAAGCAGTAGCCCGCACTGAGAATCGCTCGCCCGCGCTGGTTGACCTGCGTGCCACTGCGCCGGCCACATGGATCGTGCTTGCGCGAGCGGCCAACTTTCGTGATCGCATCCCGACGCCGGCCGGGCGCGCCGCATTTTTGCCAGTCGCCCGACAATGCGTCGGCGCACATCCCGCGGGTGAGATATCGCTTGACCCAGATAGCAATGGTTTGGCGTGTGGTCCCGGCGCGCTTGGCACATGCCTCATACAGGGCAGTCGTCCCAACGCCGGCCAAGATGCGCAGACGATTTTCGCCATCGACCAAGTCCTTGATCAGCGCGTACCGCTTGAGCGCGCGCTCAGAGGGATCAGCGTGACTCGCCCTGGCATAGGGATCTTCGTCATCGGACACCAGTTGCAGCGCATCGGTTTGCGCATAGTTCGGCGCCAGGCGGTCTTGCAGGGTGCGCGTCGGCAGTGCCCAAATCCAATTGTCGGCACCATCGATCCGAACCAGGTACGTGTACAGGGAGCCGTTGCCGGTCCACGCGATCCGGTAGAGCGGGTCGTCAGGGTATCCGCGCGCGCGCACAAGCTGATTGTCGACGAGCAGCGGCAGATCTTCAAAAGTGTCCATGCCATTTTGATCGACAGAAAGGGGACAGCCCCGACTGATGTCCGGCCCGTCCACGTTCGTGGCGAGAATGCGTTCGGCCAGCAGGCGACGGATCAGGTAAAGCGCCGTGCCCGGCGCTACCCCGTGCGCCCGGTCCATGGCTTGGGCGAGCGCGTGGGAGGGCCAACTCGTCGAATGCGAGATGGTATGAAGGATTTCGCTCACCATGGGGTGACCGCATTCCAGGATGGGCCCGTCGAGCAGCGCAGGACGAGCGTCGTAGATCCACATCAGATTGCGCGAGCGCTGCGTCCGCAGTTGGGAGGCGAAGCGTGGCGTGAGCGGCACGCCTTCGGCGGCCAAGTATGCCTCGGCGATGGCGAATCGTTGCCGGATGCGCCGCGCTTTCCACGCTGCGTCGTCCATGATGGCGGCCGCGTGCAGGCCGTGCCGGGAGACTACGAAGAAGTCAACGGTTTGCG
This region of Cupriavidus sp. EM10 genomic DNA includes:
- a CDS encoding ABC transporter substrate-binding protein; translation: MAESPRYRRYRWLAALLAPAAIATGAVAYAITRPVPPGPWLQTVQQRGTLVVGVRQYARPAPPKAPTPPEPDHFDVAMARYVANRLGVALQITGLPGEPGSPAWQAARRDVDVVIAGASSAPDGNAAVPSAYAIGDGSLLVLRGSHYQWAGDLRGQPVCVGQGSAYATRIAQDLAGVPKVYASSIRAATGFLAGECQALADDAPVIARLLTLPDWRFYRRLDGNLQADAHATRIGLTAVDPKSAAWLDRAIRDWRSDGALQRAREQRAGDVAYEASQLQDGLVCHS
- a CDS encoding TnsA endonuclease C-terminal domain-containing protein, with product MYDALKLDVVPPQSAIDLARMAAFEHWLARLYIQPLTGAIRVAPILAKQFPLSWERTKILCYRLIVPRQLSDTTRRPRRGCGGFPRVRAERVMVVKKRRQSDIDEAKYERMLREGRGQGAGATYLPWFRVDEGRSLGRCHRTASHLTDYRIHHLRSNLEYFAYLEYWWDEAVEDIREHYPLLPLDRTLAIAKDLGIRHPRNQRTAFWIPQTVDFFVVSRHGLHAAAIMDDAAWKARRIRQRFAIAEAYLAAEGVPLTPRFASQLRTQRSRNLMWIYDARPALLDGPILECGHPMVSEILHTISHSTSWPSHALAQAMDRAHGVAPGTALYLIRRLLAERILATNVDGPDISRGCPLSVDQNGMDTFEDLPLLVDNQLVRARGYPDDPLYRIAWTGNGSLYTYLVRIDGADNWIWALPTRTLQDRLAPNYAQTDALQLVSDDEDPYARASHADPSERALKRYALIKDLVDGENRLRILAGVGTTALYEACAKRAGTTRQTIAIWVKRYLTRGMCADALSGDWQKCGAPGRRRDAITKVGRSRKHDPCGRRSGTQVNQRGRAILSAGYCFAKVNGYNYSQFKAYIDNKYCRDWAPENRFTIGQIRYYVRKNEPPVERRIRLHGARHYTLVDRPYDGQSSASGPGAEYQIDSTVGDVYLVSAMDRLRVVGRPTIYLVTDTYSRLIVGIYVGFESPSFLGAALTMESVVTPKVELCRRYGLSIEEWWWPSHHLGRRMMHDRGREFMSWLAWRRLNVRYGVDCDNPPPFRPDWKAIVESRFGILNKEWGPYVPGHVEKDYRKRGSHNYLLDATMTLREFTKLMLLMVVRYNIRPFDRIPKDPTFVGQGLADSPVELWRYGIEHYSGTLRTVPVEAMRACVYPRVAARVTREGIALGNRFYETERANREQWFVRARSEGTYGVDLHDSIYAKPVGPPRIGLRFRCVSPIAHHGPDHWVSKYQRCRNDRAFVNVNCKCGFSFKVHRSLSRCEITRADIARINRYGEGYRAYIRQRIDDAASISQIAKELGIGKGVVIQLSRRKPLPAMQRYATGASLPTASTSHKSSR
- a CDS encoding DUF4238 domain-containing protein; translated protein: MPACYLKAWCDPACPAGHEPYVWIFDKDGSNPRRRAPSNTFTETDLYTIEKADGTRDLRLEQGLSELETHFTRIRNSRFKFRRDLSPEEHVYICVFLAAAQFRTPSSRTPKTRL